ATTCCAGTCTTCAGACTTAGGTTGGCATAAACTGTGAATGTGATATTTACAGGACTCATTCCTAGATTAAAACCGAAGGCGGAAATTTTAAAAGGCACGAAAAATAAAACTTTAGAATTAAGAATTTTAGTCCAAATTTCAGAAACGTTAAACCTCCCGATGTTTtaagttcaattttattattatttttttttttttttgtaattttcttcacACACTGCATTTAAATGCCATTCACAGCTTCTTTTTGGAGACTACAAAATACTGGTAGTTCTCTTCCAGCCATACTTGAACTACAATATATATCAATATAGTTCAACCATTTCAGCTACAGGATCGTTTCTTTCGGCAAAATCTTCCTTTTTTAACGTACATTACGATAAAATGATTAGTAGAGAGTGGAATTTAGGCAGAAACCTATTTTTTTCCCTGATACATataggcttgagatttaatatttacatttgtcatggaaatataggtataaataaagtttttataGTACCTAAAAtacctatttcgacgttagtgcctattcttaagtttttgcatttttcgtaactgtttaccatagacaaataaatactgtttactgtttttcttaacatctgtaccgtttacattccaagatggataacaactccttcctagcagtgaacaacacaatagagaagtacctccgggccaccccttctcattcgtacaatctttcaatcctaaaattccaactttcagtcggcctgactagcatagtcggtatagtagtggccttctgtgctcgaggttgtgggttcaaaCCCAGCCCAGGTCAATgccatttaattgtgcttaaatgggacaggctcatgtcagtagatttactggcatgtaaaagtatTCCTGTggggcaaattattattattatttttattatatcttcctctgtctgtcagcaatttaacacaaactcactGTGTTgaacccgaataagcattctcttacattccaagacagataacaatcccttccttttttctcaccatttgtaagtacagcaatGAGCGACACAATGGCCACAATAGATGCTGATCATCTACTATGAAGCAAACTATAGAAATGTGATTGAtgaatgaaaaacactcttaGTGACATTCtttgacaataaaaaaaaattatagagcTTAAacaaaggagtttaagagcctattttaggcgcctaaaattccgctctctaatgaTCAGAAAGCAGATACAGGAAAAAGTATAAGACCAGTAGGCAAATAAAACAGTTTATAGGTGTGGTCTTACATTTTTTCCCCAACactgtagtaacagtagtaggcctagtagtagtaataataataataataataataataataataataataatgataataacttaatctGTCTATATAATTCCTGATAAGGTTTTACTGTTTTAGATATGGAATACCGACCTCAAACTAGAAACTCAATTCCAAGCACATGAATCAGCTATCTATCATATTGCTGCACTGAAAGACACTCTGTACTCATGTTCTAATGACGGAACAATACAAGCCTGGTCTCTCGACACTTACAAACATAAGAAGACTTTGATCAAGTATACTGAGGAAGAAGTATTACGCTTATACATTGTTGACGGGAAGCTATATGCAGGAAATGACAAAGGCATTGTAAGTTACAATAAACGAAAACAAGTGTGCTAATTTAAGTAAGCAGTTAATAAGGAATTAGTAAATATGCAGACATGTATTTGGTGCACCATTATCTGAACAGCTCGAATGCTGGCTTTTCACACTTGGAGATCTGAattcattcaaatccttttcttagTGAAATTTATGATGATCAACAGAGCTCGGTTTTTGGGAACATGTCATCTATTTTCCCTTGATTCAAAAacatttcttacgtatttataaATTCAGTTTATGGTGTCAATTCAAAACGTGTAACTTATAGAATATATTTTCCACTGAAAAGCTGGGGCATTAATGTGACAAACGTCTCAATCTTCATGGTAATTATGTTGAACAGTAGCTTATAAGTGTACTTTAACTTTTGCCAATAAAACCATTTTGGTATTCACTCTGGTTTTGATTTCATGTCCCATTggaggttgaaaaaaaaaaattaaaaaagtagcCCTCGTATTATCAACTCTCCAAACTGCCTGCTCTGTCACGAAGATATCATAGATGATCAACACCACGTATCCTGTAAAGCCTTCACAGCAGaagaaaatacaacaaaatttttattgtaaatgatttcctacgttttcttatcttaatgttttttctttttctttccaagtgtcacaaaattgttttgtttacttattattctttatgaattgattagtaggctgatctatcgaacccttatttagggcggcttttgtttatacaaattatctcttCAAATAGCATGAATGTATCATTATTTCTCAACTGACAAAAGGGTTTAATGCATTATCATTTATGCCACTGTCAGTTCTAGGAGAATgatttttcaattaatgttccttattttttaatttcagttgaCTATATGGGAAAACGATGCAATGATCAATCAGTATAATTTGGTAGAGGAAATACGTGACTTTGGAGTAGACGGTGCCTTCATCTATGCTGTGAGGGACCGTGATATGTGCGTTCACGAGCTTTTACCTGGTAAATAGCATAATTATGTGCACTCCTACTTCAAGACTGTATTGTGTACCATTCTAATTATAAAACGGAACAATGAGCCGGCATTTATAAAAGcacgcacaaaataaattaaaaactaacttcatttttcttagaaaaaaacgtgatacaacataaaatatctttgtatgtacgtattttctgattatattcaaaagctggaataaaaatttaatactgGTGCCAATTTATTAAGGATGCTTAATTTACTACATTgtgcaaatatttaatgagtaggacaTGTTTATGGGTCTATATCAGACgactcaatagggccttctcggagcacttcctcctctctctcctttttaatgtaagagtggaacagtTCGTGTATCTTCGGATGTCGTCATTGACCAcaacgtttgaatagacatctgcaaccgctacgatgttatCTCCATCTCCGAGAAAGAATGTCTTTATTACCgcaaatatatgaagaaataaaagctttcatagagaaagtgaaattgtgggagtcaATTTACTACTTCATTAATctaattgttacctaatttgaatcaagaccaataacaaatataatgaagtattgAAGggcttgagaaaagaatttgagaccagatttaagatttgaatagttctaatttaaaataattgtgaatttctaagatgttttagttattgttaattattgaaaacattacgaaacatattattcaattattattgtaattattatattaatattgacgtatcgtaagaatacgtaccttaacaaccaacatgtttaattgtaattttattattactagttaattgaattttattaaatatagtataaacttaaacaaaaagacataccaaaaaccatttaatagaaatgaagtattgttgttgtttagtcaactgtccgaagaaaggtctgaacctcacaagtgataccaacaagacaccacttatgaggcaactaggccaggagataatggcttagggttgccagttccttgtgcttaaataattacgtaacatgtatggttgttcatgcttcagatttctttttactcattaatatataattagaaaataaagttattattaataCTGCAAACTACtcaagaaattttattccttccgaaaacaaccatCTATTGTggcagtacaactcaaaagtgcagctttgtggaatttctcccgcaACAGttgcaacttagctcgctcatgcgtgtGACATGAATCAGTGATCAGTTATCTTCGGatattgcgcttatctcttcagctgactacgctacctacatttgctctctgtaacaatttttatgcgttggccttgagacgcctggtctatattatgcaaaatatttacgGGGAACTTCAAAATGAAGTATGAATTGTAAAGATTCCATGACACTCAAAAGGTTGAAACCACTGACATACTGTACAACTATACAtatggtggtctagtggctagagtacgggacttataatcctgtggacccaggttcaATCCCCAGTGtacccctgatttataacttgtgttggacaagcccatgatccaggtaacacaggggttttttcCGGAAGCTCCGGttctcctgtggcatcccaataaatctccataattctcatctcatctcatcgcaggtgtagtgtagaccagccacctatggcgcaccctgggcaatgactctgtaggtaaattggcttcatatgggtaAATGACGAACAGTTAAGTacccaccattaaaaaaaaaaaaaacattgtctaAAGAACAGatgaaattttacagaaaattctTTGTACATCTTTTGTCACagccacactttttttttttaatgctggtTTGTGTGTAGTGAAGGAAGATTTCAGCATGAGCTGAATAAATTTCCCTCATAGCTCCTGACAGTGAGATTTTGAGTACACAAATTGTAATTGTATGCACTTTCTAGGAGACAAGAATAAGTATACGACTCGTATTGCCCTAGAAGGGAGCAGCCCCTTGCGTCTGGTAGGAAACAAGCTGTGCTTTGCAGCCCGAAGTGGAAACAACATCTGTGTTCACGAGAACAGCAAGAAGAGTGGGTTCAAAGAGCTCGGCGTCATACaggtatttattcattcatagtgttatgcCAAAGGGCAGATATTTCaatgcaaacctagcattctccaatctttcctttctTGCCTTCTTAGTCTTCCAATACGATccacgtatcttaatgttgtatatcatctgatatattggtgtaaaaaaaaggtaaatccatggcgctacagcctttaagggccaagtccgaccagatggctgctggcctcacgttcacatgccgaagcagaggtggacgattatccaaccagaatggaggtatcttgtggttagcatgatgatccccccagctgttatagctggtttgctgaaccggattttcgctacctatcgtagctccccaaaatACTGTTAAATAACAAGTGACTAATAGCAAT
This region of Periplaneta americana isolate PAMFEO1 chromosome 13, P.americana_PAMFEO1_priV1, whole genome shotgun sequence genomic DNA includes:
- the LOC138712326 gene encoding myosin heavy chain kinase D — its product is MPLSVTATVSNQDKHLGEIYALLFHNDKIYSAAVDGKIKIWNTDLKLETQFQAHESAIYHIAALKDTLYSCSNDGTIQAWSLDTYKHKKTLIKYTEEEVLRLYIVDGKLYAGNDKGILTIWENDAMINQYNLVEEIRDFGVDGAFIYAVRDRDMCVHELLPGDKNKYTTRIALEGSSPLRLVGNKLCFAARSGNNICVHENSKKSGFKELGVIQAHEMILNAMCGYEDSTLFSAGYDGKLKQWNLDTLQNVGTCEIGYCVNTICVGLQGQIYVAGDNGNLNRVDNK